GAAAGTAAACTTGGGCGACCGACGTCATCCGAGTCCGAAGGGGCGAGGGGGGGCGCGACGATTGAGTACGTGGCGCAACGTCTTGACCGAGGGTTTGTCGTCCGTTTGCGGCAGCCGATGTGATCCTGGACCCGACCACCAACCACCCGTGGCTGACCCTGTCCGAGGACCGGCGGCAAGTCCAGGAGGGCCCGTCGCAGGCCCACCTGCCGTACAGCTCGCAGCGTTTCGACGGCTGGCCCTGCGTGCTGgcctgggagggctacggccgcGGGCGCCACTACTGGGAGGTGGACATCGCCAACGACGGCTACTGGCGCGTGGGGCTGGCCGCCGCGCGCTCCAAACGCAGCGGCCGCTTCCACATGTGCCCCGAGACGGGCTACTGGTGCCTGTGGCGCGGCACGCACCGGTTCTACGCCTGCACCCAGCCCGAGACGGCGCTGCCCGCCGGCCTGGTGCCGCGGCGGCTGGGCGTCTACCTGGACTGCGAGGAGGGCCAGGTGTCTTTCTACAACGCCCAGAGCAGGACGCACATCTACACCTTCACCGGGGACTTCAAAGGCAAGGTGTACCCGTTCTTCGCTCCGCTCGACGGCCGCACCCTCATGACCGTCGCGCCGCCGCGGGCCGCCCGCAGCACCGCTTGAGACGGCTTCTTCTTGGCCTGCCACGCGACCGCCGCCGGCGCCTGATTCTCGCTCATGGGATTGTCAACGGATGCCGTCTCTTATTTCAAATCACCTTTCGCCCGCAACTGACGCGCGTGCGCATTCTCATCGACACGTTTTGCAAGAATCACTGACGGTGTTTGGGTgtcgttggttttttttgctctcacttttttgttattttcaggaagaaaaagaattgccccctcgcccccccaagCTACGAGATAGTGCAATACTTGTACATGTATTTATGAACGTATTTACTCCGTGCAGTCGAGATTTGCTGCTCCGGcttgatttaatttcatttgattaaaaatgaatgaaaaaaaattcttgtctggatttcatgataaaaaaaaaaaattcaaagcagAGGTTGGTTCATCAAAACCAAACATTTGAAACGGCGTCTTTTCAAAAGGACGGAAATTCAATTCCTAATGAGAATGATCCCGTGTGCACGCATCTGAACGAAAACGAGGGCTTCTCGTGCACGCGTGTGCTTGACTGAAAGTCAAATATTCAAAGAGCAAACAACAGCCTGAGGAAGTGCGGCTGAGCAAGCGTTGCAGCTCTTTTCCTGCTTCCGCTGCAAAacagaccccaaaaaaaacggtttCGAGGGAAAGAAGGCACGAGACTGAAGAGAAAATGTAAGTGAGCATttttcacacccccccccccccccccgtttggtTTCGGCAGATTGTGAAGTCCGTTGGTTGACATCTCAACGACATGTTGACGGTGGCGTCGgatgacaacaaaatgaaattcaGGAAAATGCAAGCGCATTGTGGGTTGATTGACATGGCGCTCTTCCTTCTGTGTACAATTCAACACGTACGCGGAATCGCGTCGGCGGCTCTCAatccaaggggggggggggctggtcaTAACTTGGTTTTCCTTTTGAACGCAGGCTCAGCGTCAGGCTCGCCTACATTTTCTCCTACAATCTGTTCCAGTTCTGCGGACACACGTGGATACTCGCCAACACGGTCGTCCGCTTCATCACCTTCGGACGAGGTCAGCTCCAAGGGGAcacgactgggggggggggggggtcgcctctCGACGAGCGcgtcaaattctttttttttttgttcttttctcgCAAGATGCCCTGGCGGACACGTTCCACTCGGTGGGTTTCGTCATGAGCCTGTGCCAGCTGCTGTCCGTCTTGGAGATTTTCCACATCGCCGACCGGCTGGAGCGAGCCAGGCTGCTCCCGCGCCTCGTCCAAGTACGAGCGATCCCCACGCGGGGCCACGCGCTCCGACGAGGGGGTGTGAAAGTTGACCTTTTGTCCAGGTTTTCGAGAAGAACCTCCTGCTGATCGTGCTGGTCCACTTGGACGAGGTTCAGAGCAAACCCGTCGTGTGCGTGCAGCTCTTCTTCTGGAACATCTTGGACCTGCTCAGGTGCACGCTCACAGactacaacatttaaaaaaaaaactcccaggTCTGCAACATTCTGGTTTTGGGCCCAGGTACCCCCACGAAGTGATGCGCATCATGGACGCCCCCTCGGCTGCCGTGCTGTGGGCCCGTTACACTCTGTGGATTCCCATCTACCTCCTCTCCGCCGTCACTgaaggtgaccccccccccaacggcgCCCAAcaacatgacatgaaaaatgCCCATggagagtttgaaaaaaaaaatggtttccagtttgctttgaaacagccatttattgaaaaagaaaattttcggggggggggggggggggggggaattgcagGCCTCGCACTTACTGACTTGAGATATTGACTTGGAATTTGCCAAATGATAAGAGGACGGccgaaaaagtctcaaaaatccAAGCTGCAAATTGAACGGGAAggccgccattttgttttcagggGGAGTATTGCGGACGTCGTCGCcatgttaaataaaaaatacgttTGATCGGTTTGAAAATGGGCGAGCGAGGTCACGTTCATCGTCCTGGGCAGTTTGAACTCGACTTTTGTTGAGAGTGTGAACTGGAGGACGAGCTACGCCGGAGGTCGCCAGTAATTTCCGCCAACCGAAAGCGGCTTCTGCTTCCAACAGGGGTGACGATCTGCCACGCGATGCGCTACGCGGAGCAGGAGGCGCTCCGACGAGGGAGCTCGACAGCTTGGCCGCATGGCCTCGGGATGTCGCTGCCTCTCCTCGGCTTGGGTAAGACGAAGCTTGAGTGAGTGTGAAAGGAGggcggggacaaaaaaaaaaaaaatcccgctttttttccccgcagGAGCTTCGCTCACAGTGTGGCAGTCGCTCAAGGAGAGACGACATCAGCTGGAGAGGTGGACCAAGACGACAAAGAGGAAATGATTGAATgataactcccccccccccaccccccacacgccccTCAGCCCTTTGAGCATTTTTCTTCCCCATCTGATCGCCATTTTGTGGTCCACTTCcacgcggggaaaaaaaaaaatgctcacacGGCTTGCTGAGGATTTGATTCCCAGCCATACGCTCGGGTCCACACCGACTTCTTCTTGAAGTCGGGGGAGCTCCGCAGGGCCAAGAGAGCCGCTGAAAGGATGAGAAGGAGCCGCTCAGAATCACAATTCCATTCAAATAGAATCCGTCGCCTTTTCTCACCGCGAGCCGCGTCCACGGTTGCCGCCGACAGACTTTGTTCGGGTCCCTCCACGAGACTGAGAAGCCACTCTATgaactaaaacacacacacggggcGTCAAATCTAAATGGAAAGTCCCCCAGGGATGGGACGGACGTCCCGGCGGCTTCAGACCTTGTGGGCGTGGCGGTTCCAGGGTTCTTTGTGGAGAAGCGGCGGCAAGCTGCGGGGCAGTCCCAGCAGGCATCGCGGCAGGGCCTCCTCCGTCAGCCACTCGGCGCCGTACAGGGCGTGCGCCAGGGCGGCGGGCTTGGAGGCCGCGCTCCGCGGGAACCAGCGCCACCTGACGCCCAGCAGGAGGGGGACGGCGAGGTCGCCCCAGGAAACCACGGCGGCGGCAAAGACTTGGAACAGGAAGTCTGTGGACTGCAGGGGATAAGATAGCAAATCCGTTTGTGGAACATTCTCCCAGTTTTAATGCTGATTGGTTAGACCGCTCAACAAAATAAAGGGCGAAAATGCTTTCAAACAACAAGCCAAGGAGCGGCTGGTGCTCGCTCATGTGGCGTCAAAAGATGTCAGAGACTTTCATCAGACAAAAGCCGCTTTTGGCTGAAGACGCAAAAAACGGCACCTTGACTTTTGTACTTGTTATCTGCCGCCCTCTAGCGGTCGAAAGGCAGAACCTCGCTTGAATGGCACATTTTGGCTGGCAAATACAAAGCCAGACAGAGCGACAGCAGAACAGCAACAGCGACGGCTTCGTAGGTACCAAAATACCGAGACGTCCGACGCACCCGTTTGCTGTTTGCGTCCGCGGTGGCGCCGTAGGCGACGTTCCGGACGAGTCCCATCAGCTCCAACAGCCACTCCATTCGCTTGGAAACGCCTGCGGCACAAAATGCATTTCCTTGTGTTCATTCATTaacaagaataaataaatttaaaaaaaagtttaagtgACCCGTATTGACGCCGGCGGCCAGGCGACACTGGTAGAACGTCTGCAGGAGGATCCAGCCCACCCGCTGGCTGGGCCAACCGCGGAGCACGCCGGCGATGACGTCATTGAGAGCCAGCAGGGGAATCCTCCCCCGAGATGCCAGGCAAGCTAAGACGAAGCAGGTTTTCTCCATCTGTGTCTGAAAAGTCCGAACTTAAGGTAGACTGTGTCCAATAAAAAGACTATGGCCTCATTCCAAAGCAAAATGGTGACTTTGGCAGATGAGCTGGTACCTCCGTGACACCCGCGATGCGTTCAATCTCCGTATCGGACATCTCAGACAAGCAGTCGGCCACTCCCACATAATAATCCACTTCCGTATCCTAAAGGAGACGAGCACACGTTCGCCATTCGCAAAAAAGTCCTTTGGGAAAGTGACG
This window of the Hippocampus zosterae strain Florida chromosome 1, ASM2543408v3, whole genome shotgun sequence genome carries:
- the hacd4 gene encoding very-long-chain (3R)-3-hydroxyacyl-CoA dehydratase 4 is translated as MLTVASDDNKMKFRKMQAHCGLIDMALFLLCTIHRLSVRLAYIFSYNLFQFCGHTWILANTVVRFITFGRDALADTFHSVGFVMSLCQLLSVLEIFHIADRLERARLLPRLVQVFEKNLLLIVLVHLDEVQSKPVVCVQLFFWNILDLLRYPHEVMRIMDAPSAAVLWARYTLWIPIYLLSAVTEGVTICHAMRYAEQEALRRGSSTAWPHGLGMSLPLLGLGASLTVWQSLKERRHQLERWTKTTKRK